CTGTGAACTCTGTGTTGCAGCAAGCATTGTCAAGCGCACCAATTCGGGAACCGTTCTGGTGATTACAGACAGTCCAAGTCAATTCATGTACAAGTTGACGCATCAGACCGGAAATCGAGCAAACCAAACATCCACCTCCAACCCGCAACATACCAGGTAGAAATGCCTACAGATTTGCCCGCTCCGCTTCCGAGAATACTGTAAACAGGACAAGTCTAAACAAGTACATCCCGTGTACCAACCTATTAATGCTAAGTCACCTTCGTCCATCGCCGCATTATTCTATTCGACCGAATTCAGGGTATCAATGTCGTATATACAAACAAGCACCATCCGTATCGCCTATCGTGCAATCATGAATCCCTCTGGTGCCATCCCCATGGCGTACCAATCGCAACGCACCCACCCCGTTCTATGTACATCacctcttgttcttctcttccttccaCCTCATTGACTCGGTTGGTTGGACCCTCCCGCTTCTGGGCTCTTGTCCCTGGGCCTTTTGCCTTTCTTCGCTTCTTCTGTAAGTTCACTTTCGAAAATATCAACAGCCAAACTGGAGTCCACAAAGTCCTCCATTTCCTCCGTGACAGTCTTGAGTTTCTCCTTGACAGCTAGTGCGGCTTCTGAGCCAACAATGTGTCTCGAGGGGGGGTTTTCGTGGCCACCGATAGCTGTGAGCGCATGAACAGTTTCGTTGACGAGCGCGTCCGCCGCCTGAGGTGTAAGCCTTGGATAGCGGTCAAAAATTCCGCCGCGACCCGGTTCTGGTTCCAACGACGTGCTACCCGGCGTGGATGGCGTAGCCCCAGACTCCTCCAGGGGCTCTGGCACGGCGGTGTCGGGATCTGAATTCAGAACATTACTGAGCATATCTCGCACGTTTGGCGCCGCGGGGTACGCATCAACATAGGCCGGAATCTGCGGCGCAAATGTGAGGCGGCCAGTAAGGGATTGAATCTCCATATTTGGTTGCACAACTGTCACCTTGATGTTGAATGGTGCCACCTCGTAGGCTAGAGAGTCACAATATCCCTCGAAGCCCCATGTTGCAGCTGAAAACATGGACAAGCCGGGCGTCCCGAGGTGGCCGCAGGTGCTTGTGAGTGCAATAATGTGGCCTGTATGTTGTTTCCTCAGCTGTGGCAGCGTGGCCTTGATGAAGTTCACCTGCGAGAAAAAGTTGCTTTCGAACTGTTGTCTGGCCAGGCTTTGCGTGTGTGGATTGGTGGAAAGCTCCTCGACCGTGGCCACGACAGCTATGCAATGATGGCTGGTTAGAGTATGCAATTTTTTGGCATTAGAAATTTGGATTGCACACATTGCACACCTTCAGATCTGCAACAAAGCAAAATGTCTATTCGTCCAAACACTGCGACAGCGTCGGTGACGGCCGAAATACACGAGCTCATATTCCCATCACAGCGGATACCTCGGATGCGGTCCTTCCACCCTTCGCGGTCTTTGCGACTGCTCTTGCATTCAGCTATGAGCTCCCGAAACTCGGCACTGCGTTGCTCATGGTCGATTTCTTGTGGCGGTAGACACGCGACGACATAGTCGCCATGGGATAGCAATTGGCGGATGAGGCGAACGGCCAATGGCGACAACGCCGCAGTCAGTAGCCATGTGCGCGGTGAGTTGTGCGTAGCTGCAGGTCGATTCTCCTCGTCAGCCATGGTATCAGATGCAGGGAGTGCAAGCGAACATGTCGATGCTAATGGACTCCCGACAGCCATCCACAGGCTCACACGTCGCAGCAGAATTCGTCTGCGGGTGGGCAATGACGCGCGGGGAGACGGTCAAACGTTAGGTGTAAGATGTGAGCTTGAATTCGTAATGCAAACCAGGTAAAGATAGAGAGGGAAGACttgaaaaagaagaaaaaaaataacgaAACAGCTCAAGCAGGTGGGATTAGGCCAAAGATTGCCAGCCGTTAGATGGCATTGAGTTGCAACTCTGCCGCGCTGCCATCATTGCGGGGAGACCTGGCCACTTAGCATGTCATCGAAGCGATTTGTATGGAATTTGCGCCAAAGCCAGTTGGGCACATCAAGGCCAGCAGCCAGTCCAGCCAT
The DNA window shown above is from Metarhizium brunneum chromosome 1, complete sequence and carries:
- the BOA17 gene encoding Oxidoreductase, which produces MADEENRPAATHNSPRTWLLTAALSPLAVRLIRQLLSHGDYVVACLPPQEIDHEQRSAEFRELIAECKSSRKDREGWKDRIRGIRCDGNMSSCISAVTDAVAVFGRIDILLCCRSEAVVATVEELSTNPHTQSLARQQFESNFFSQVNFIKATLPQLRKQHTGHIIALTSTCGHLGTPGLSMFSAATWGFEGYCDSLAYEVAPFNIKVTVVQPNMEIQSLTGRLTFAPQIPAYVDAYPAAPNVRDMLSNVLNSDPDTAVPEPLEESGATPSTPGSTSLEPEPGRGGIFDRYPRLTPQAADALVNETVHALTAIGGHENPPSRHIVGSEAALAVKEKLKTVTEEMEDFVDSSLAVDIFESELTEEAKKGKRPRDKSPEAGGSNQPSQ